actagagcaggttgctccaagtcccatccaacctggccttgaacactgccagggatggggcagccacagcttctccgggcaccctgtgccagctccacagcaccctcacagggaagtctaaatgaaatgaaatgtctAAATGCAGGAAGAAGAACTACTCCCCAGCCTGAAGAACAGACTGAATATCTTTTTGTGGTTACAGTCTGAAACGCTGACAGTCAGCTACCAAAGCTGGGGCATGCATGTTCTGTCTGTGAACACTACTCACAGGGAAGCCCATGTCTGTGAGCTGTTTTATCAGACGGTTCATGATCCAGGCCTCATCTTGCTTGCTAGATGTCTTCATGCCCTTAGTAAATAAATTGGGAGACTCCATTAATGGTCTGGTTCCCTCGTTCATACTAGTGAGATGTACATAAAATAGATGGTAAGTTTTTCATATTAATAATACATGCTACTGAAAGATGTATTAGTACATTAATTTAGAAAGGACTGAAGAACCCTCCGAACAACGTAACTATGATTCTCTTCCCCCACAAAGTGTGCAAATTTTATCTCCGCTGAAGAGGTGTTCAGTGTACTATTTAGTATTTGATTGGCTCACCACTGAATTAAAGCCACCTTTGAATTTACAAATTTCGTTTTAATTAAAGCTTCTGAAATAGTACAACACTTCCTGAAAAACATTCCCAAAACCAAGTTTTCAACCTTGAAGTTAAGAATGTTACTCAgtgtattttcttaaaaacaaacaagagcgTCTAGATAAACACCTTTAAAAGATCTCTGTGCAGCTTTTCTATCACAAAATCCTTAAGAAGTCTCTTCCTTTCAGTTCTCCAGAAAGTACCAAGGGACAAGCGTGGATTTGTTTTGGGCTGCGGACAGTACAAGAAACAACCATACTTGATCAAATCACTGGCCTAACTGTTGGCAAATGGAATAACTAACAAACCGGCTAAATGCATTCCCAATTCCTTTAAGTTACAGCCTGGCCTTGTCCTGAAATAAAGACTGTGCAATGGAAAACTTCCTAACATAAAAGCATGTTCCCGAAGGAGTGCAGCATTAATACAGGTTTGCTTTGTTCTCATACCAGTACAAAACTTACAATGAGTAAGTTAAGAAATACAAATCACAAAATCAGAAATaggtatttttttgttgaaCCACTTCATCACAGACTACTGTTTGCTTTTCTACCACCATGGAAAGTGTCTGAAAGCCCCATTACcacctttttgtttctgttaataCATTatcatttctttaaaacacataaaagctttaaaacctacagaaaacaaaagcaacaacaaaacctccCAAAGCATCTGACATGCTTAAAGTCAAAGCTCTCCCATTTTCCCCTGGAAACAAGGTACAAAGTTCTCCCATTTTCCCCTGGAAACAAGGTAGGCTGTACTTGAACCACTGTAGTGGCAAGCTGCATTCGTGTTCAGGTATCAGAGGTCTAATATAAGAGTTCAGGTGTAATGCAACAGAACAATTACTCTAGAAATGTTACACTAATTCCACTCCTTTTCAGACAGCACCTTGATTTTTGTCTTACCTTTTGAAGTCCTTTCTTCGGGGCATTCCCCCAGGAATTACAGGAGGAGCTGCTCTCTTGTGAAGCAGTATTATTCCACATATCTCCTTCTTCATCTTCCCACTGACTAGTACTGAGATTCACTTCATCCCCACCACTGCCCCAGCCTTCTTGCATAGATTTTGaagctggagggaaagaaaagagggagaagaaaaaacttACTCAATTTCCTGCAAAATTAACAGGAATATCTTTTTATGCCATATCCAGTATGTTAACATTTGAGTATTTTCAAGAGATACAGAGATTCATCAAACAGCTTCACTAGCATTAAATGATAAGGACACCTTCTTCGAAGctagcaaaaaagaaaacttctctgaatacttcagagaagaaagcatCCAGCAACAGCAAGTCTTGCTTTGTACCGAACAAGTAAGATCTGTGGTCATGGCCATTCCCGTCTCCTAGGAACAAGAAACCTGAAGTATGATCACACACTTGGCTAAGTGCTATTTCGCTTTCAATGCACCTTACCTTTTTAAGCTGTCACATTCTTccatcaaacaaaaccaaatttcaAGGTCATTAATGGTCAGAAACTCAATTCCCACCTCAGAAGAATGGCATTTGAAAGGACAcgtgggctgcagggagcaccTCACATTCAATTACAAGGTTGTGTTACCTCGTTCCACTTTATTCTGCTTACTCTGTTCAAAACTGGGATTACTCATCTTAAGACCCTGTTTTATGTTTCCGGGGCTTTCTAACTATTTCTCAGTGAAGTATTTTGCAGGAGTGAAAAGTAAAACCTTCCACAACCAAAGCAGAAGCATGCACTGTTGCCTTCAGGGCACTTAGAGACAGGGCATTTTTATTAAGTAACGTTAGTTGGGAACTGTGAAGCAGCAACTTGTTCAGGATGCTCCTGAACCTGTCAACAGTTTTAAGAGCTGAAGAAGACATCCCTTCCCTTAGTTTAACCAGTGAGGTTGTCTAGGCATCctcatgttttgcttttccttcatcTTAACTGAGCTCAAGGTGCTTCTCATCCCAATACAGGTTTCTTCTAGGCACCTAGAAATCAGTATTATTCAcactcttctgcagtttcactGTTTCCTGCACCTCTACTATACTCCGTTTGCAGTACACAACAATACTCTAAGGAATGCCTTTAAATTTATTGGCTCGATGCACTGTATTCATACTTTTGTATTAATCTGGTATCTGGAATATTAACATTCTGAGACAGCTAATGCTGTTTTGAGAATGAAATTATTAGAACAGGCTCTGATTTAACTGCACAGAAAACCAGAGGTAATGCTCAAAAACACTCGCAGAGAACAGAGACACTTTGCCCTGGTTTTCCCCATCCTCTTATGGCAGTGATGCTCATGCACATACCTGGTTTGCacagtgctggggcagcagctggagcatTTGTTCTTCCATATGTCCCTGCCGACTCGGCAGGATTATCTCCCCACCCTGTACCACTGCTGGGGGGTTTCCCCCATGCTGAAGTGCCATTATCAACTGCAGCAGAAGGGGATGACGGCTCTCCCCAAGAAGCTTCAGTCTTTGTGTGGACAGCAGGCATTTCTCCCCAGCCTGCTGAAgcaaggggaaggagaaaagaacaatgaCATGAGGAAAGGTTTCTTCTGTCAATAACTTCAAAGACAGACAATTTATTAAAGAAAGAGCTTGAACCAGTAAGCAGATAAAGGGTCTCTAATTAagcatatgaaaataaaattcctttGATTTGGTCTCAGAAGTCTTTTTCTTAATCAATACCAAGTTGGCAAGAcagaaagagtatttttaaCGTAGCTGGAAGCAGACTGGCTGCCATGTGAGCACCAGACCTGGTCCGAAGGGAGCAGCTGTGTACAACAGGAATACTCTGAGCAGACCAAACAGGGCTTGGGAACcacacagagcaggaagagcaTTCAGGAGACCTGCACCCAAATCTGAGCTGGGCTTTGCCTCACTGAAagattttaaactattttagcTCCTTTTTACTATTTATACATTCTAAAATCACTTTTCTCATGCCCTACAAAGTAGGGCATTTGTTACCACTTTCCACACAGATTATATGATGTATGCACTCCTTAAAGCTCTTTATTACAGCTTGTGGTTGACTGTGTTCCCCATGTACCCCTGCATCACTGAGCTTCTACATTATAATAAATATGGCTTTTAAGGAGAACCAAACAAGACTGCAATTAAAACCTACAGTCAAATCATGAGGAACGGCAGGCAGAAGCCTTTGTTTTCCTACACAGTATTATTTTAACTCACTGAAAGACGTAACCTACTCTAAAGAAACCTTCTTAGTCTGGCTTGGCTTGAATGTAATGCGCTTAAATCCATATGACACTGATTTTAGCACTGAAGTTGAATGTGCCAGGAACAGCCATACAGCTACTGAGTCCTACAGAGCAACACAGCCAAACTGAATTTAAACCAACCActacctcttaaaaaaaaaggtgtttcttttttctctgaagagacAATCTGGATCATAGATGGGGttcaaaacactttttaacATACCAAGCAGCCAGATAGATACATAACAggcaagaaaacaagttttacaTACACCATACCTGATATTAACCAATTTTTCTATCATTATCACAAAaagcattccattccattccaacCACGACCTCAATAAGCATTGCAGAACTCAGTCTGCTTGAATTTCCCCTGTTAACTAGGCTGCTAATCCAGGAACTGGTTGTCTTTTTATTGGAGATGAATATTAAAAAGTCTGGGTGTTTCACAATGTAAGGACTAGATGCCTACTTTGCTGCAGCATGATTCCTTTTTTGCTTCCTGATGCAATCTGTAAAAATACTCTGGAAAGGATTCAAAGAGCAGAAACATAACATTTCCTACACAAACTGACACCCGAGGTAAGTAGGCAACAGCACAAAAGTTGCCAAAAAAGAACTTTCTTTAAGAGTACCTTGAAATACATTAAACTAAGCAACAGTGTTTAAGTGAGCACCAAGTCTTTGCAGAACTTCCTGATTTCAACAGGATTTCTGTACTAGAAACTGCAGGCAACATACGTCGCCAATAATAACTCCAACACTGGctagcagagaagaaaattccTTTCAAATAGATGGGCTCAGATCTGCCCACCGCTCTGGTGTTCCTGtattacagatttattttaggCTCTATTTCCTAAAGCAACTGCAGATCTCTCAGATACGGATCAAAGTGCATATGGCATAAAACATATCCAGACTAAGCCTACGTGTTCAGGAACATGCAGCTTAATAAAGCTCCTTCACTACCAGCGAGATTCACTGTGGTTTAAAACATACTCCTGAAACAACCCTGAACTTCACCTTTTCATTAAAGGGCTTTCCATTTGAAACAAAACTACTGTGTTCTAACCTCTACCAACCTATcttgtatttctgtttattctgtGTACAGGAGACAGACTCAGAGAGACACACGTGTACGTATATAAATGAGCCTCTATTTAACACAACTTCCTTGGTGTTGCACCTAAAACACTTCTTTTCAAGCCTTCTGCTTGTATCTTGAAGCCAACTTTATTTAAGGAACACTTGATTGGAATTTCTGCCTCGCTACTCAGGAGGTAACCTTGTCAGACAACTGTGTGTATTTAATCACACTGGCATCTGAAAAAAGATTAACTGCAGGcaaatgaaattgaaaacaaaacatctctAAAGCACCCACAGGAATACAAATACCAACAGAGTGTACAATACTGATATTCCCCTGAGCTCGTGCAACCTAGACTGGAAACTCAAAGTAATTCAATTTATGAAATCAATCTTAAAGCACAAAATTCATACACTAAAAAGGCAAAGTGTGCTAGGCTGCAGGACAAAAACTCTGTGAGAATCACAACTGGTCCTTGCGTTCCTTTACTATAAATTCAACAACACTGATCAAAGGCCACAGATGTGTAATGTCCAAGTTATTTTAAGTGCTTTAAATGTGCTGAGCAGTAAATAATACAGGATTACAAATTACAGCCAATGCTAAAGAGAATACTTGCAAATATATAAAAGCAGACAAAAGGCATCAGCTACAAGTTTTCAGAAGTATATTAACACATCGAATGAAGGGCAGGGAATGAGTAAACCAAACCTGAAGCCTGCTGGAGAACTAATTTGTGCACAGCAAAAATTAACCTGTATGTGAATTCCAGAGTACTCATCAGTTACAAACCCGTTCTTCCCTCTGTGTCAAGTACCTGCAGTCTTCATGTTACTGTATGAATACAATAGATGCCTCTGTGCTGCCTTTCTATGACTCCATATGACTACTTTAGAAACTTTAAAAAGGTCAATAAAAATACACTGTGGAGTGAATGCTGCAAATCCTACAGGTGAAAGAATTCCTTTGTATTCTCCAAAggcctttcttttttaaacaaggtttttcctccttttttcacTAATCCAGTCTGTTCCGTATTTGAAACAGACACAGGTGGAACGTTAGTTCAAAGATTCTGTAGTCCCAGCAGCTTGTCTCTGGCAGTGTGATGCTTCCCAGGGTTATTAAGGGCAGCTCACAAACAGCATTACAGGGGGACTGAATGAAGGCAAGAAGGTACTTTTAAACTCCTTTACATAGCTGTTTGGAAGGAAAACACCTTCACAGGGGTCCCCAAACCTGAACCCACCCTGTTTTCAAAAATTCCGCTCAcagaaaggttatttttttcatgaaaataacaCTCATTTAGGCTTTTCCTACAGCTCCGTGCCTCAGCAACAACCCAGATCTGCCTGATGTTGTTTTGCAATAGAACGAGCTCTGTTAAAAGGTTCTCTGGCAAGAAAGTGAAGTTTTTAAACACTGTTCACATCGCAAGAACCAAAAAGATCACAGCGAGTCATAAACATGGACACATTGGCAGAGCTTtgttttatagaaataaaaccataatTAACATTGGGCTACAGCCAAGAGGAAATCCTCAAGGGAAAGTGAAATGTTAACTAAGCTGTGGCAGGATGCAGTTGTTTTCCCTCAAAATAACCCTATAGTCATTTGGATGGCAGGAATTGTTTTCCTTGAAGTTGTTTGGTCTGTGATGAATACCAGAGCATATGACTACAATACAGGCAACCCAAAATATCAGAACCTGATGTCGATGAAAAACGAAAAAATTAGGTAGAAAAGAGATTGCTTGTTAAAGTCACTAGTTAATCTGCtaataatagaaaagaaataagctATGGGGGTGGAGGATGTAAAAGGGagggttatatatatatatatatatatatatatatatatatatataattcaaCTGTAACCCTTAACATTTGAagtcttcattttctgaaaggcATTCCAGTTCATGTGGCGGAGCTCCATGATTTAGGGAATCTCCTATTTGCCTTTCAGCACTGAGATCAACCTTGTGTGGAACTGGAGGGCAGCTTGCTCAGGATCACTTGGCTGTCCCCAGAACCTGGCTGTTAAGAGGGCTGAGCACAGGGTTTTAGGTTTTCACATGAGCATCCTAACAGAGCTCAAAGCTGATCTGGTTTCAAATCCATTCAGGTTAAAGTTCCaagtaaagaaaatacatcacTTGCAATCTCTGCTTCACAGCAATTACATGCTATGAATGACACAGAAGTTGCCACCTAGACAACAGCACAGGAATGCAGAAGGAGCAGATGATGTTCAGAGCTTTCAGAAGTCCTGGATTTCAACCTAAAATCTGCAGAGGGAAGCTTACATTATggtttgctgtttctgttctcAGCTGGAGGATGGGTGGTTGGAACCCTCCCAGGCTCTAACCACTTAATGGGAATAAGAAAGCATCAAGCCCACCCCTCAGCATTTGAAGGAAGGATCTGGTGCTGTCTGGGATCCAAACCACTCTCTTTTAATCATCCCTGTTTGCAAaaccttttctcatttcttattCCCCTTGTATCAAAGCTGCAAGAGTTAAAAGTGTTAGCAAAAATTATGCATAAGTAATTTAGATAGATAACCATTAAACCTAAATCCAAACCACTACACTGGCTTTCTGCTTGTCTTCCTAAATAACTCACCACTGGTTTGGTAGCAAGCTCCTACAGCCAAAAAGGACAACATTTATCACATTATCCACACACCACCCCTTTTTGACAGAAAAAGGAATTCCTCTGAGCATTATGTATTTTCAACACATGTGTCCCAGCATCTGCTTCCCATCAGTAGCTTTGAAGTTCTGTATCCAAAGAACTTTGAGAACTTCTGGGGATGGGTGACAACTTGAATAACAAGACTGCAACCTGGCCTCTACTTCTAAACTAATATAGAATAAATATAGAACCCAAAAGGGAAGGCTGCTCCTTTGTGAACAGCTAACTAGTGCTGTACAGAAGAGTTAAAATCCACTTCTTTGCTTTCAGGATGTGTGACTGCCATCTGACAGCTACGCAACACTTGCACGGGAACAGAATCCATGTTTCCTTATTTGGGATATTGCTTGAATAACAGGGAATCATAAAAATGATTGTCCAAGCATGTCATGCCCATGCAGAAGACAAAATACCAGTGACAACTACTTAGTTCACGCGTTGTAAGATCTTAGATGAGCACTTAAACCTGTGCCTTATGGCACTGCCTTTAATTACACAATCATGTTTTGCAGGGAAATACtgtagaaggaaaataattgttGTTGGATGAAATACGGCTGGGGATTAAAGAAGTCCCCTGGCTACAGGATTCTGGTCTCCCTTAGTGTAGAGGCTGGAAATGCATAGCCAACAGGACAGGGACTTGGCGCAGGAAAAACAAGGTTTAACAGCACAACACCAAACTGCAAGCCAAGGCCTGTGTCACTGGAAATCCACTCAGTACTCTTCTCATCTTTCAGCTGTCCCAGGCAGGACATGATTTGTAGATGTTTGAAGTCTGTGTAGATTTGCACAAAGACCAACAGGACACTGCCGTacagctgctggctgctgtaGATGTTAAATCAGGTCTCCTGCACTGTGAATAGGGAATCTGATAGGATCAGTTTAAATGCCATTCcttgctctctctctctctctgtaagATAAGCACATGACCCCACTCTGCCCCTCTGGGGCACAGTCAGAAGTAAAGATGGGCATAACACATAAAGGCTCACGGGGTTGCTCCTAGACTCCTGCTGCAGATTGGACAATAATCCTTCCAAACAGTCCCAGGTATGGCTTTTAGATCAGTTCCTACGTGCACAACTGTACGCAAGCAAAAATACACGAGGCCTAACTCATGCCCTCAATAACTTGACTTAAATTTTAATATCAGAACTATATTCTAACCTGCcttctgttggttttgctttaggATCTTCAAATCCTTCTAATAAACATTTCTGCAAGATGCACAAGACGGTCATTTTAAGGAGCGGATGGTTACCATTAATAAGCAGTCCTCTGACTGCACAGACGTTACTTCAAAGAAATCCTTCCTTTGCTACCATCTATTCACCAGAGGAACTGCTGCAGATTAGCACTAGcttttaaatgccattttcaaCGTAGGAAGGACTCAGTAAGTTCTCCTCTGCAAGGTGTTAGATTATTTGAGCAGCATTAACAATACATTGCTACATACAAACAGTCTGACAAGCACCAATGTAATCATCCAAAAATCAGCCTACTGGAAGAGACTCCACCAAACCCCTACTTTCGTGATCTCTCCACTACAATTCAGAAATTGGAATTGTCAGTCTCGTGGGTAAAGTTTTAAATATGGATGAAATATGTTTCAGGTAAATGGATTAGAGATCACGTATGGCAGACTGACCAAGGACAAACCTATTTAAACACTTCTCCTCCTGAAGCACATGTTATTTTATTACGAAAGATATTCTCAGCCATTAAAATATTTGACCACAGTAGGGAACATGAGactatttttaaacagataTTACAGTAAGTTTTAATTACTTCAAAacatcaaagagaaaaatgacagaagagaACAAATCCCACTTGGagaaaaacacagtgaaaaagtcAATATTTAGCCACGACAAAGACGAAACAGAAACTCAGAGACAAAAATCACATGAAGAGTTTCAAAGAGCACTGCAAGACCAGATTTATTTTGAGAAGTCTGTGGTCAGAGCTCCAGAAACTTTTATTTCAATACCTCCACCTAAGcggttttctccttttttccccccatttttaTTCCCTGATGCTCGTCTACAGCAGTACTCTGTCTTTGATTAGAAAAACCCCTAGATGCTTAACAACTTGTCTTTGAAACATGGCTGAAGTTAGAATAACTTCTCCCAGCCAGCCTGAATATTAACATCTTTAACCAATCCAGCTTTATGAGAATCGTGTATAAGTCCAGGGTACTACCCGTGCTCAAGACCTGAAATATGGAAGAGAACCAGTTCTTCATCAAAGCCAACAGaagacagaacaaaagcaaCAGCCTGAATTCATGCAATCCTTAAGCAGCATCTGGTGCCAAGAGATATGGGTTGCAGAAACGAAACAGATGCATTCTGCCTGAACACGAACAAAGACCAAGCAAGGGTACCACAAGACAACACAATAAAGGTTAGCCGAAAGGCCCCAAACTCTCCAAGGGTTGAATTCAAAGGAAGTGCTAAGTAACAGTGGAAGAGCTTACAAAATAAATACGGATCAATCATCTAAGGACCCAGCACATTACTGACCAGATATTGTTGCAAGCCTTTCTTACGTTCACTTGGACTATGGAATTCTGTGTGCCAGGTTCCATGGGTTCCTGTTGTCCTCAAGACAAGTTAACACTCTTTCAGAGTGTATGACATAAATATAAGATTTCTATCCTTAATGTACAACCACAGAGTCAGACAACATTAAATAATCTGTATAAAGCATGATATAAAACTATTTTCATACCTGGACCAAGCAGCGGGGACCGGTTCGGCTGGGCACTTGACTGGTGCGATGGCTGAGGTTCAACCATGTTGGTGTTGATAATGGTGCTAGTGGTGGTGGTATTGGTTGTGGTACTGCTCTGAATTATAGGATTATTTCTATCCCACATGTTTACAgtcttgttgttgttgtaatTTGGGTCGCCCCAAGCTGAGGTACCATCATCGATTTCCATCTTGCGGCGAATGGACGGTGGAGATGGCTCTTCCCAGCCAGTTGCCTCACAGTTCTCTTTTTGTTTGGCTGGCACTGGCCCACCAACCCACCCTGACCCAGTCTGTTTGACAGAAGCAGCTCCTCCCCAGTTACTTACATTGTTGTCCTGGGGTTTATTAGCCCAGTTTTGTTGGGGGCTTGGCTTTAAAGATTCCCCCCAACTTGTACCTGTATTAGCCTTGCTGTTTGTGCCATTTCCCCACCCACTGGTCCCAGACCTTGTGGAATCATTCCAGCCAGACCCTGATCTATTGTCAGAATCCCATCCAGATCCATTCTTCTTCCCATCACCCAAGTGTCCAGGAACAGATGATGAATCTGTCCAATCTCCACCTCCTGAAGTCCAGCTTGGATTTGATTTCTGTCCATCTCCCCAGTTTTGAGATTTGGGTTTCTGAGGTTCACCCCAGGTAGGTGATTTGTCCTCCTGATTTGCGGTCCCACTCCAAGCGTGGCCgcttttggcagcagcagcattattAACAGTAGTAGAGCTTGCTGActctccccatccccctggGCCATTTGGTGCTTTGTTGTTATTGTCTCCCCAACCTGTATTTGTTGGAACAGCTGCCGGTGGAGAGTTGACCCACCCAGATACTGAAGAGGTATTTGTACTGTTCATGATGGACCCATCATTCTTCCCCCCTGAGTTTGAAGATTGAGTAGCTGCACAACCCCAGGCCTCTGTTCCATTGTCATTCTTTCGTTCAGACCTTGGGGACTCTTCAAATTCCCAGGCAGTGTTTTGCTTTACAGGGGTCTGTCCCCACCCTGTATTGGACAGGACCCTGGGGTCAAGGTCATTTCTTGGCAACTGAACTTGCCCTTGGTCTATCATCCCTTTGtctctcctcctgccctctccaGCCCCCTCCCTTCCAGTACTGCCTTCATTTTGACTCCCACCGCTGTCATTACTTCCTTCACTAGCTGTGGTGCCAGATGCTGCAGCTTTGGCCCAAGAGTTTATTTGTTCATTGCCCTGCTGCATGGCAGGATTCGGACTGGTAACACTAGAGCTATCCCACCCTGTTGATCCTTTCCCGTTGACGTCGCTATTGGAATGCTGGTTTGGGGGCTTGCCCCATTCCCCGTTCACACCGTTACTGGTGTTCCGGTTGGGGTGGCCCCACGCTCCAGAATGCATACTACCAACACCGCTGTTGCcaccacccctgccccatgctAGTACCCCAGGACCAGAAGGAGGTCCTGAATCCCACGCGCTCGCTCCGTTTCCCTCCttttgcacagcactgctggatCCATTTTGTTTAGCACTTAATGCTGAGTTCACAGTGTCTCCATTCCCCTGACTGAACCCAGAATTGCTGTTTCCTGTGGCAGGATTAGCTGGGGACATCCCCCACACTGAACTGCCCATTCCTTCACCACTGCCCCCGCTGACTTGAGAAACTGATGTTCCGTTAGCACCAGGAAGGCCTTGCAGGTGGGGCGGGATGATGGCCCCCATACCAACAGCCATCCCCCAGTTCGGCAGTCCATTTGTCTGCATTGCATTGATAGGGTTTGGTGAAGAGTTCATGGGGTTAGTGTTATTTGGTCCATCAGTGTTAAGGTTCTGAGGTTGTACGCTGAAAGACACATTCTGAGAAGTGGACGTTTGTGGTTCTGTGCTCTCTTGCGGCAGCAAGTTTCCCCAAGCACCTAAGGTGCCTGTTGGGTTCCCATTCTGGTTGCCCATGTTCTGACCTATGGCACTGACTGGACTGCAAATACTGGAAGGGTTGCCTGCTCCCACAGTTCCTTCATGTCCAAGTACAGGCCAGGCAGCTGGATTGGcattagggttaaggttaagatTAATGCCAGCATTCGAGTTGGAAGCACCCCAACAGTTCTGACTTCTACCATCTCCCATCATGTTGTCCATCTTTCCATCCCCagcactggcagagcagtgagctAGGCCAGAGCTGGAGCCCGCAGCCACCCCCCACACTCTGGCCGAGCTGCCGTTACCGTTTGCTCCACCAGCTCCAAGGGCACTCTGGTTAGAAGTGCTTTGGACGAGTGCTCCGTTGGCGCCATTATTGCCATTAGTTTTCTTTGTATGTCCAGTGAAGTTGCCTTGGGCACTCCCTGTAGCCATGCTACTGTTCTCTGAGCCACAGTTGGAGGCAGAGTCAGTGTCTGTAGTACATTCTGAGGCAGACTCAGTCTCAGCTCCGGTAATGGAAGGCCACGCTTCCTTGTCAGTCCTGTCTATTATCACTTTATCCCAGCTGCAGTTGCCTTCACTCCTGAAAGCGGGCTGCTGTCCCCAGTGGGAATTCTCATAATGGTCTCCCAATCCACTGTGGCTGAGATCTGAAAAGATCCAACAaggttaaaagttaaaaatgagTCTGCTCTGCAAGCACAGCAAAAGCCCTCAATTAAGCACTATTTTACGTTGCTAGCTACAACACTGCAGTCTGCTAAAATTTAGAGTATGTTCTCTAACATAATACAGAGATTTTCCTCACTACAATAAAGCACGATGC
This portion of the Lathamus discolor isolate bLatDis1 chromosome 13, bLatDis1.hap1, whole genome shotgun sequence genome encodes:
- the TNRC6C gene encoding trinucleotide repeat-containing gene 6C protein isoform X8, whose translation is MATGSAQGNFTGHTKKTNGNNGANGALVQSTSNQSALGAGGANGNGSSARVWGVAAGSSSGLAHCSASAGDGKMDNMMGDGRSQNCWGASNSNAGINLNLNPNANPAAWPVLGHEGTVGAGNPSSICSPVSAIGQNMGNQNGNPTGTLGAWGNLLPQESTEPQTSTSQNVSFSVQPQNLNTDGPNNTNPMNSSPNPINAMQTNGLPNWGMAVGMGAIIPPHLQGLPGANGTSVSQVSGGSGEGMGSSVWGMSPANPATGNSNSGFSQGNGDTVNSALSAKQNGSSSAVQKEGNGASAWDSGPPSGPGVLAWGRGGGNSGVGSMHSGAWGHPNRNTSNGVNGEWGKPPNQHSNSDVNGKGSTGWDSSSVTSPNPAMQQGNEQINSWAKAAASGTTASEGSNDSGGSQNEGSTGREGAGEGRRRDKGMIDQGQVQLPRNDLDPRVLSNTGWGQTPVKQNTAWEFEESPRSERKNDNGTEAWGCAATQSSNSGGKNDGSIMNSTNTSSVSGWVNSPPAAVPTNTGWGDNNNKAPNGPGGWGESASSTTVNNAAAAKSGHAWSGTANQEDKSPTWGEPQKPKSQNWGDGQKSNPSWTSGGGDWTDSSSVPGHLGDGKKNGSGWDSDNRSGSGWNDSTRSGTSGWGNGTNSKANTGTSWGESLKPSPQQNWANKPQDNNVSNWGGAASVKQTGSGWVGGPVPAKQKENCEATGWEEPSPPSIRRKMEIDDGTSAWGDPNYNNNKTVNMWDRNNPIIQSSTTTNTTTTSTIINTNMVEPQPSHQSSAQPNRSPLLGPAGWGEMPAVHTKTEASWGEPSSPSAAVDNGTSAWGKPPSSGTGWGDNPAESAGTYGRTNAPAAAPALCKPASKSMQEGWGSGGDEVNLSTSQWEDEEGDMWNNTASQESSSSCNSWGNAPKKGLQKPKTNPRLSLGTFWRTERKRLLKDFVIEKLHRDLLKGMKTSSKQDEAWIMNRLIKQLTDMGFPREPAEEALKSNNMNLDQAMSALLEKKVEMDKRGMGVTDYNGMVTKPLGCRPPPISKESSMDRPTFLDKDGGLVEEPTTSPFLPSPSLKLPLSNSALPNQTLGGIASGLGMQNLNSSRQIPSGNLGMFGNSGAAQARTMQQPQQPPVQPLNSSQPSLRAQVPQFLSPQVQAQLLQFAAKNIGLSPAQLTSPINNPQHMTMLNQLYQLQLAYQRLQIQQQMLQAQRNVSGPMRQQEQQVARTINNMQQQIQQHQRQLAQALLMKQQPPPPHLSLHPSAGKSAMDSFSPHPQAPSLPDLQTKEQQSSPNTFAPYPLAGLNPNMNVNNMDITGGLSVKDTSQSQSRLPQWTHPNSMDNLSSAASSLDQNSSKHGAIPGGLSIGPPGKSSIDDSYSRYDLMQNSESPASPPVAVPHSWSRAKTDSDKISNGSSINWPPEFHPGVPWKGLQNIDPENDPDVTPGSVPTGPTINTTIQDVNRYLLKSGGSSPTSSQNATLPSSSAWPLSASGYSSSFSSIASAPSIAGKLSDIKSTWSSGPISHTQASLSHELWKVPRNTTAPTRPPPGLTNTKPSSTWGASPLGWTSSYSSGSAWSTDSSGRTSSWLVLRNLTPQIDGSTLRTLCLQHGPLITFHLNLTQGNAVVRYSSKEEAAKAQKSLHMCVLGNTTILAEFAGEEEVNRFLAQGQALPPTSSWQSNTGTNQTRLGSSSSSHGLVRNDTGHWNTPCLGGKGSSDLLWGGVPQYSSSLWGPPSTDDGRVIGSPTPLNTLLPGDLLSGESI